From Camelus dromedarius isolate mCamDro1 chromosome X, mCamDro1.pat, whole genome shotgun sequence, one genomic window encodes:
- the SRPK3 gene encoding SRSF protein kinase 3 isoform X2, which translates to MRGPRPGPTGAAARGAGAAGRAAGMSASRGGGGGDSGSSSSSSQASCGPESSGSELAPTTPAPRMLQGLLGSDDEEQEDPKDYCKGGYYPVKIGDLFNGRYHVVRKLGWGHFSTVWLCWDIQRKRFVALKVVKSAGHYTETAVDEIKLLKCVRDSDPSDPKRETIVQLIDDFRISGVNGVHVCMVLEVLGHQLLKWIIKSNYQGLPVPCVKSIVRQVLHGLDYLHTKCKIIHTDIKPENILLCVGDAYIRRLAAEAMEWQQSGAPPPSRSTVSTAPPEVVTGKLSKNKRKKMRRKRKQQKRLLEERLRDLQRLEAMEAAAQAEDCGSRLEGGSGSTSSSGCHPGGAQAGPSPASSSPAPGGNRSLSPGSQTSGFSGSLFSPASCSILSGSSNQRETGGILSPSTPFGASNLLVNPLEPQNADKIKIKIADLGNACWVHKHFTEDIQTRQYRAVEVLIGAEYGPPADIWSTACMAFELATGDYLFEPHSGEDYSRDEDHIAHIVELLGDIPPAFALSGRYSREFFNRRGELRHIHNLKHWGLYEVLMEKYEWPLEQATQFSAFLLPMMEYIPEKRASAADCLQHPWLNP; encoded by the exons ATGCGCGGGCCGCGGCCGGGCCCCACAGGAGCAGCCGCCCGGGGCGCCGGAGCTGCGGGCCGCGCAGCGGGGATGAGCGCCAGCAGGGGCGGTGGCGGCGGGgacagcggcagcagcagcagcag CTCACAGGCCTCCTGCGGGCCCGAGTCCTCAGGCTCCGAACTTGCCCCCACCACGCCAGCACCACGGAtgctgcaggggctgctgggctCCGATGATGAGGAGCAGGAGGACCCCAAGGACTACTGCAAGG GCGGCTACTATCCTGTGAAGATCGGCGACCTGTTCAATGGGCGGTACCACGTGGTGCGCAAGCTGGGCTGGGGACACTTCTCCACCGTCTGGCTCTGCTGGGACATCCA GCGCAAGCGCTTCGTGGCCCTGAAGGTGGTGAAGAGCGCAGGGCATTACACGGAGACAGCTGTGGATGAGATCAAGCTCCTGAAATGT GTCCGAGACAGTGACCCCAGTGACCCCAAAAGAGAAACCATTGTCCAGCTCATCGACGACTTCAGGATCTCAGGGGTTAATGGAGTCC ATGTATGCATGGTACTGGAGGTCCTGGGCCACCAGCTCCTCAAGTGGATCATTAAGTCCAACTACCAGGGCCTGCCCGTGCCCTGTGTGAAGAGCATTGTGAGGCAG GTGCTGCACGGCCTGGATTACCTCCACACCAAATGCAAGATCATCCACACGGACATCAAGCCAGAGAACATCCTGCTGTGTGTGGGTGATGCCTACATCAGGCGCCTGGCCGCTGAGGCCATGGAGTGGCAGCAGTCAGGGGCACCGCCCCCATCCCGCTCCACAG TCAGCACTGCTCCCCCAGAGGTCGTG ACCGGTAAGCTGTCAAAAAACAAGAGGAAGAAGATGAGGCGCAAACGGAAACAGCAGAAGCGGCTGCTGGAGGAGCGGCTACGGGACCTGCAGAGGCTGGAGGCCATGGAGGCGGCGGCCCAGGCAGAGG ACTGTGGCTCGAGACTGGAGGGGGGCAGCGGCTCCACCTCTTCTTCTGGCTGCCACCCCGGGGGTGCCCAGGCCGGCCCCTCCccggcctcctcctcccctgccccagggggCAACCGCAGCCTCAGCCCCGGCTCCCAGACCTCAGGCTTCTCgggctccctcttctctcccGCCTCGTGCTCCATCCTCTCAGGCTCCTCCAACCAGCGGGAGACTGGGGGAATCCTGTCACCCAGCA CACCATTTGGTGCCTCGAACCTCCTGGTGAACCCCCTAGAGCCCCAAAATGCAGACAAGATCAAGATCAAGATCGCAGATCTGGGCAACGCCTGCTGGGTG CACAAGCACTTCACCGAGGACATCCAGACGCGGCAGTACCGGGCCGTGGAGGTGCTGATCGGCGCCGAGTATGGGCCCCCAGCCGACATCTGGAGCACAGCATGCATG gcCTTTGAGCTGGCCACCGGTGACTACCTGTTCGAGCCGCACTCTGGAGAAGACTACAGTCGTGATGAGG ACCATATCGCCCACATCGTGGAGCTTCTGGGAGACATCCCCCCAGCCTTTGCCCTCTCAGGCCGTTACTCCCGAGAGTTCTTCAACCGGAGAG GAGAGCTGCGGCACATCCACAACCTCAAGCATTGGGGCCTGTACGAAGTGCTCATGGAGAAGTACGAGTGGCCCCTGGAGCAGGCCACGCAGTTCAGCGCATTCCTGCTGCCCATGATGGAGTACATCCCGGAAAAGCGGGCCAGCGCGGCTGACTGCCTCCAGCACCCTTGGCTCAATCCCTAG
- the SRPK3 gene encoding SRSF protein kinase 3 isoform X1, whose amino-acid sequence MRGPRPGPTGAAARGAGAAGRAAGMSASRGGGGGDSGSSSSSSQASCGPESSGSELAPTTPAPRMLQGLLGSDDEEQEDPKDYCKGGYYPVKIGDLFNGRYHVVRKLGWGHFSTVWLCWDIQRKRFVALKVVKSAGHYTETAVDEIKLLKCVRDSDPSDPKRETIVQLIDDFRISGVNGVHVCMVLEVLGHQLLKWIIKSNYQGLPVPCVKSIVRQVLHGLDYLHTKCKIIHTDIKPENILLCVGDAYIRRLAAEAMEWQQSGAPPPSRSTVSTAPPEVVTGKLSKNKRKKMRRKRKQQKRLLEERLRDLQRLEAMEAAAQAEDCGSRLEGGSGSTSSSGCHPGGAQAGPSPASSSPAPGGNRSLSPGSQTSGFSGSLFSPASCSILSGSSNQRETGGILSPSTPFGASNLLVNPLEPQNADKIKIKIADLGNACWVHKHFTEDIQTRQYRAVEVLIGAEYGPPADIWSTACMAFELATGDYLFEPHSGEDYSRDEGRGRQALGSALGPPGCQATSQPPLCPQTISPTSWSFWETSPQPLPSQAVTPESSSTGEESCGTSTTSSIGACTKCSWRSTSGPWSRPRSSAHSCCP is encoded by the exons ATGCGCGGGCCGCGGCCGGGCCCCACAGGAGCAGCCGCCCGGGGCGCCGGAGCTGCGGGCCGCGCAGCGGGGATGAGCGCCAGCAGGGGCGGTGGCGGCGGGgacagcggcagcagcagcagcag CTCACAGGCCTCCTGCGGGCCCGAGTCCTCAGGCTCCGAACTTGCCCCCACCACGCCAGCACCACGGAtgctgcaggggctgctgggctCCGATGATGAGGAGCAGGAGGACCCCAAGGACTACTGCAAGG GCGGCTACTATCCTGTGAAGATCGGCGACCTGTTCAATGGGCGGTACCACGTGGTGCGCAAGCTGGGCTGGGGACACTTCTCCACCGTCTGGCTCTGCTGGGACATCCA GCGCAAGCGCTTCGTGGCCCTGAAGGTGGTGAAGAGCGCAGGGCATTACACGGAGACAGCTGTGGATGAGATCAAGCTCCTGAAATGT GTCCGAGACAGTGACCCCAGTGACCCCAAAAGAGAAACCATTGTCCAGCTCATCGACGACTTCAGGATCTCAGGGGTTAATGGAGTCC ATGTATGCATGGTACTGGAGGTCCTGGGCCACCAGCTCCTCAAGTGGATCATTAAGTCCAACTACCAGGGCCTGCCCGTGCCCTGTGTGAAGAGCATTGTGAGGCAG GTGCTGCACGGCCTGGATTACCTCCACACCAAATGCAAGATCATCCACACGGACATCAAGCCAGAGAACATCCTGCTGTGTGTGGGTGATGCCTACATCAGGCGCCTGGCCGCTGAGGCCATGGAGTGGCAGCAGTCAGGGGCACCGCCCCCATCCCGCTCCACAG TCAGCACTGCTCCCCCAGAGGTCGTG ACCGGTAAGCTGTCAAAAAACAAGAGGAAGAAGATGAGGCGCAAACGGAAACAGCAGAAGCGGCTGCTGGAGGAGCGGCTACGGGACCTGCAGAGGCTGGAGGCCATGGAGGCGGCGGCCCAGGCAGAGG ACTGTGGCTCGAGACTGGAGGGGGGCAGCGGCTCCACCTCTTCTTCTGGCTGCCACCCCGGGGGTGCCCAGGCCGGCCCCTCCccggcctcctcctcccctgccccagggggCAACCGCAGCCTCAGCCCCGGCTCCCAGACCTCAGGCTTCTCgggctccctcttctctcccGCCTCGTGCTCCATCCTCTCAGGCTCCTCCAACCAGCGGGAGACTGGGGGAATCCTGTCACCCAGCA CACCATTTGGTGCCTCGAACCTCCTGGTGAACCCCCTAGAGCCCCAAAATGCAGACAAGATCAAGATCAAGATCGCAGATCTGGGCAACGCCTGCTGGGTG CACAAGCACTTCACCGAGGACATCCAGACGCGGCAGTACCGGGCCGTGGAGGTGCTGATCGGCGCCGAGTATGGGCCCCCAGCCGACATCTGGAGCACAGCATGCATG gcCTTTGAGCTGGCCACCGGTGACTACCTGTTCGAGCCGCACTCTGGAGAAGACTACAGTCGTGATGAGGGTAGGGGGAGGCAAGCCCTGGGCTCAGCCTTGGGGCCTCCCGGCTGCCAAGCTACCTCCCAGCCACCTCTCTGTCCACAGACCATATCGCCCACATCGTGGAGCTTCTGGGAGACATCCCCCCAGCCTTTGCCCTCTCAGGCCGTTACTCCCGAGAGTTCTTCAACCGGAGAG GAGAGCTGCGGCACATCCACAACCTCAAGCATTGGGGCCTGTACGAAGTGCTCATGGAGAAGTACGAGTGGCCCCTGGAGCAGGCCACGCAGTTCAGCGCATTCCTGCTGCCCATGA
- the SRPK3 gene encoding SRSF protein kinase 3 isoform X3: MMRSRRTPRTTARLPSPGGYYPVKIGDLFNGRYHVVRKLGWGHFSTVWLCWDIQRKRFVALKVVKSAGHYTETAVDEIKLLKCVRDSDPSDPKRETIVQLIDDFRISGVNGVHVCMVLEVLGHQLLKWIIKSNYQGLPVPCVKSIVRQVLHGLDYLHTKCKIIHTDIKPENILLCVGDAYIRRLAAEAMEWQQSGAPPPSRSTVSTAPPEVVTGKLSKNKRKKMRRKRKQQKRLLEERLRDLQRLEAMEAAAQAEDCGSRLEGGSGSTSSSGCHPGGAQAGPSPASSSPAPGGNRSLSPGSQTSGFSGSLFSPASCSILSGSSNQRETGGILSPSTPFGASNLLVNPLEPQNADKIKIKIADLGNACWVHKHFTEDIQTRQYRAVEVLIGAEYGPPADIWSTACMAFELATGDYLFEPHSGEDYSRDEGRGRQALGSALGPPGCQATSQPPLCPQTISPTSWSFWETSPQPLPSQAVTPESSSTGEESCGTSTTSSIGACTKCSWRSTSGPWSRPRSSAHSCCP, encoded by the exons ATGATGAGGAGCAGGAGGACCCCAAGGACTACTGCAAGG CTCCCTTCCCCAGGCGGCTACTATCCTGTGAAGATCGGCGACCTGTTCAATGGGCGGTACCACGTGGTGCGCAAGCTGGGCTGGGGACACTTCTCCACCGTCTGGCTCTGCTGGGACATCCA GCGCAAGCGCTTCGTGGCCCTGAAGGTGGTGAAGAGCGCAGGGCATTACACGGAGACAGCTGTGGATGAGATCAAGCTCCTGAAATGT GTCCGAGACAGTGACCCCAGTGACCCCAAAAGAGAAACCATTGTCCAGCTCATCGACGACTTCAGGATCTCAGGGGTTAATGGAGTCC ATGTATGCATGGTACTGGAGGTCCTGGGCCACCAGCTCCTCAAGTGGATCATTAAGTCCAACTACCAGGGCCTGCCCGTGCCCTGTGTGAAGAGCATTGTGAGGCAG GTGCTGCACGGCCTGGATTACCTCCACACCAAATGCAAGATCATCCACACGGACATCAAGCCAGAGAACATCCTGCTGTGTGTGGGTGATGCCTACATCAGGCGCCTGGCCGCTGAGGCCATGGAGTGGCAGCAGTCAGGGGCACCGCCCCCATCCCGCTCCACAG TCAGCACTGCTCCCCCAGAGGTCGTG ACCGGTAAGCTGTCAAAAAACAAGAGGAAGAAGATGAGGCGCAAACGGAAACAGCAGAAGCGGCTGCTGGAGGAGCGGCTACGGGACCTGCAGAGGCTGGAGGCCATGGAGGCGGCGGCCCAGGCAGAGG ACTGTGGCTCGAGACTGGAGGGGGGCAGCGGCTCCACCTCTTCTTCTGGCTGCCACCCCGGGGGTGCCCAGGCCGGCCCCTCCccggcctcctcctcccctgccccagggggCAACCGCAGCCTCAGCCCCGGCTCCCAGACCTCAGGCTTCTCgggctccctcttctctcccGCCTCGTGCTCCATCCTCTCAGGCTCCTCCAACCAGCGGGAGACTGGGGGAATCCTGTCACCCAGCA CACCATTTGGTGCCTCGAACCTCCTGGTGAACCCCCTAGAGCCCCAAAATGCAGACAAGATCAAGATCAAGATCGCAGATCTGGGCAACGCCTGCTGGGTG CACAAGCACTTCACCGAGGACATCCAGACGCGGCAGTACCGGGCCGTGGAGGTGCTGATCGGCGCCGAGTATGGGCCCCCAGCCGACATCTGGAGCACAGCATGCATG gcCTTTGAGCTGGCCACCGGTGACTACCTGTTCGAGCCGCACTCTGGAGAAGACTACAGTCGTGATGAGGGTAGGGGGAGGCAAGCCCTGGGCTCAGCCTTGGGGCCTCCCGGCTGCCAAGCTACCTCCCAGCCACCTCTCTGTCCACAGACCATATCGCCCACATCGTGGAGCTTCTGGGAGACATCCCCCCAGCCTTTGCCCTCTCAGGCCGTTACTCCCGAGAGTTCTTCAACCGGAGAG GAGAGCTGCGGCACATCCACAACCTCAAGCATTGGGGCCTGTACGAAGTGCTCATGGAGAAGTACGAGTGGCCCCTGGAGCAGGCCACGCAGTTCAGCGCATTCCTGCTGCCCATGA